The genomic region TACATTTCAAAGATTTATATATGAAGTCCCTGATAAGAGGTATGGGATAGAATTTACAGAGGAGTATTTTGGAAATGGAAAGAAAATACGTACAGGGGGAAAAGGTTCGCTGACCAGGATGGCTAAAGATGACAAAGATACTTTATTGGTCTTTTTACATCACCATAACCATAAATTGAAAATCGCATTTTATACACCTCTAGGTGGTGGACTGAGTTTTGAAGCTGAATTAGATACGGTATATGGGGCTTTTTCAGAAGGCCCTTTAAAATGTGAGGGACTTATTCCCGAGGAAAGAGTTCCTATATTTGCATTTGTTGCAAATCGAGGTGGTATAGAAGGGCTAAGAGAAAGTGAGACGGTAGAGAGCATCAAATCTAAGTACGATTTTGCGATTGTAATATTTGCAAAGCTTTTGTTAAAGTGAGGGAAACTAAGGGCATGGCGTATAACAGTATATTTGCGGCGCTTCGCTAAATTGCCTTCGGCAACTTCGCAAACATGCAAGCCGTTATACGCAATCGGCTTCGGGATGCAAGAATTATATATAAGTTAATCTAAAATAATTAGAAAGGAGGTGTAAAAATATGAGTTTTAAAACTTGGGCAGATTCAAAAGTAAAAAAATTAAGCTGGATAGATATAAAGCTAATACAACTTAGTGTTGCTGGTTTTGTTTTAATGATAGCAAAACTTTGGGAACCACTGCTTAGTTTAAATTGGTATTGGTATGCTGTAATTGCCGTGTTAGCAGCAATAAAACCAGCATATAGAGCACTTGAGAAGAAATAAGCATCTCTTCGCGCTGACTCTTCGGAATGCTTCGCATAACGCTACGCTCACCCAAATTACCCACTTCGTGGGGAACTTCACAAACACGCAAGCCCTTATCGGAAATTGCGTGTATACAGAAATGAAATTATGAATAAAGTAATAAAGTACAAGCCAATAGGAATTATTCATTCTCCATTCAAAGAACTTAAGGGAACACCTATACAACCTGCAGCTGCCAAAGGTATTGATGGCACAGTTGAAATATTCCCTGAATATGCTGAAGGGCTAAAGGATCTTGAAGGCTTTTCTCACATCATTTTGATATACTACCTCCATTTATCCCAAAAATCATCATTAAAAGTGAAGCCATACATGGATGACCAAATTCGTGGAGTTTTCTCGACGCGAGCCCCAAGTAGACCGAATCCAATCGGCATTTCAACAGTGCGCCTCGTCAAAATCAATGGAAACACACTTCATATTCGAGATATAGATATGGTAGATGGAACTCCCCTTTTGGATATTAAACCTTATGCGCCAGAATTTGATGGTAAAAACGCTATAAAAATAGGATGGCTTGAGAAAAACATTCATAAGCTCCCAACATCAAAAGATGATGGGAGATTTATGGAATGATTTATGTGTCATGCGTCTTCCGCTAAGTCAAACCCCACCAAAGGCAGGACTTCGCAAATGCGCGAGCCGTTAGGCGAAATCAACTTCGGGGCGACAGAATTCAAAAATATTTAATGTACCTTAGGTTATTGTTATGAATCAAAAGGAAGCAAAAAAAACAGTTAGAACATTTGCATTAGCCTCGTTTTTAAATGATTTAGGCTCGGATATAATTTATCCAATCTGGCCGTTGTTTGTGACATCTGTTTTGGGTGCAAATATGGCTGTTCTTGGCCTCATAGACGGCTTGGGAGAAGCAATAGTTTCAATATCGCAAGCCGCTTCCGGTTATGTATCAGACAGAATAAGAAAAAGGAAAGTTTTTATCTGGACAGGTTATCTTTTTGGGTCGTTATCGAGGATTGGTTATGCGTTATCAACAGTCTGGCAACATTTAATTCCACTTAAAATCCTGGACAGAGCAGGGAAAATAAGGGGTGCGCCCAGAGATGCTATTATTGCCGATGTTTCTACAAAGGAGAATAGGGGCAAAAATTTTGGATTATTGCGAACTATGGACCACCTTGGGGCTGTATGCGGTACCGTAGTCTGTATTTTACTTTTTAGATTATTGGGATATAAGAATTTGTTTTTACTGGCGGCAATACCCTCAGTAATTGGAGCATTATTAATTCTCTTTTTGATAAAAGAAAAAAAACCAGCAAATGTTAGAATTTACAAAGGACCTTCTTTGAAAGATTTAGATAAGAATTTTAAATTATTCCTTCTGTTAAGCTCTTTTTTTGCCCTTGGCTCTTTTAGTTACTCTTTCTTGCTTATATATGCAAAGGAATTTGGTTTTCAGATAACATTTGTACCTGTATTGTACCTGGTATTTACTGCTGTTGCTTCTGTTTTTTCTCTACCTTTCGGAAAGCTTTGTGATAAGATAGGAAGAAGATCAGTGTTGATGTTATCTTATATTTTTTGGGGATTGGTATGTTTGAGTTTTATCTTTATTCAGGGTCGTCTGGCAATTATTTTGACATTTGTTTTATATGGCTTACATAAGGGAGCATTAGAACCAGCCCAAAAAACATTTGTGTCAGAACTTGCCCCAACAGAATACAGAGCCAGCAGTTTAGGCGGATTTCAAATGGTCGTTGGTCTGTGTGCCTTACCAGCTTCTCTTATTGCAGGTATGCTTTGGGACAGAATTAGTATATTTATGCCATTTTATTTTTCTTTGGGCTTAACGATTTTATCAATCGTAATATTAATATTTATAAAGGAGAAATAAAAAGGGTTAAACGA from bacterium harbors:
- a CDS encoding MFS transporter encodes the protein MNQKEAKKTVRTFALASFLNDLGSDIIYPIWPLFVTSVLGANMAVLGLIDGLGEAIVSISQAASGYVSDRIRKRKVFIWTGYLFGSLSRIGYALSTVWQHLIPLKILDRAGKIRGAPRDAIIADVSTKENRGKNFGLLRTMDHLGAVCGTVVCILLFRLLGYKNLFLLAAIPSVIGALLILFLIKEKKPANVRIYKGPSLKDLDKNFKLFLLLSSFFALGSFSYSFLLIYAKEFGFQITFVPVLYLVFTAVASVFSLPFGKLCDKIGRRSVLMLSYIFWGLVCLSFIFIQGRLAIILTFVLYGLHKGALEPAQKTFVSELAPTEYRASSLGGFQMVVGLCALPASLIAGMLWDRISIFMPFYFSLGLTILSIVILIFIKEK
- the tsaA gene encoding tRNA (N6-threonylcarbamoyladenosine(37)-N6)-methyltransferase TrmO yields the protein MNKVIKYKPIGIIHSPFKELKGTPIQPAAAKGIDGTVEIFPEYAEGLKDLEGFSHIILIYYLHLSQKSSLKVKPYMDDQIRGVFSTRAPSRPNPIGISTVRLVKINGNTLHIRDIDMVDGTPLLDIKPYAPEFDGKNAIKIGWLEKNIHKLPTSKDDGRFME